From Acidobacteriota bacterium, one genomic window encodes:
- a CDS encoding PepSY-associated TM helix domain-containing protein, with translation MSLRKAIFWVHLMVGVTAAVVILMLAVTGVILTYESQLNRWAIRDYRADPPGPGVAPLGLDELISRVSGGQSADVVTSVALPRDPLEPAVVEIDGGATLFVNRFTGERLGDGNTRTRRFLRSVMYWHRWFALEGEYRIMGRTVVAVANLGFLFLLVSGVYLWWPSIRSRAAWRHALWFRRRLKGRTRDFNWHNVIGFWSAIPLAVIVFSGATISYQWAADLVHRLAGDTPPFQRSPRPWQSDARDNLSVALEPAAALVELQALATKAGIETPGWRTLTIDLPESIHDPVVVAADRGNGRQPSKSEDLLFDRATGELVERSGYPTFTPGFKIRRWLRFAHTGEVYGVVGQSIAGGVSLGVAVMVWTGLAMSWRRFFGYRRRT, from the coding sequence ATGTCCCTGCGCAAGGCAATCTTCTGGGTTCATCTGATGGTCGGCGTCACCGCCGCCGTCGTGATCCTCATGCTGGCGGTGACCGGCGTGATCCTCACCTACGAGTCGCAGTTGAACCGGTGGGCGATCCGCGACTATCGAGCCGATCCGCCGGGCCCGGGCGTCGCACCGCTCGGGCTCGACGAGTTGATTTCACGGGTCAGCGGCGGGCAGTCTGCCGATGTGGTTACTTCCGTGGCTTTGCCCAGGGACCCGTTAGAACCGGCGGTCGTCGAGATCGACGGCGGAGCCACCCTCTTCGTAAACCGCTTCACCGGCGAGCGGCTGGGCGACGGCAATACCCGAACGAGGCGCTTCCTCCGGAGCGTCATGTACTGGCACCGGTGGTTCGCCCTGGAGGGGGAATATCGGATCATGGGTCGGACGGTGGTTGCAGTCGCCAACCTCGGGTTCCTGTTCCTGCTCGTCAGCGGGGTCTATCTCTGGTGGCCGTCGATCCGAAGCCGCGCCGCTTGGAGACACGCGCTGTGGTTCCGCCGCCGCCTCAAGGGGCGGACGCGCGATTTCAACTGGCATAACGTGATCGGCTTCTGGTCAGCCATTCCGCTCGCCGTCATCGTTTTCAGCGGGGCCACCATCTCGTATCAGTGGGCCGCCGACCTCGTCCATCGGCTGGCGGGCGACACGCCACCGTTTCAGCGATCGCCACGGCCGTGGCAGTCAGACGCGCGGGACAACCTGTCCGTCGCTCTGGAACCGGCAGCCGCGTTGGTCGAGTTGCAGGCGTTGGCCACCAAGGCCGGTATCGAGACGCCCGGATGGCGAACTCTCACCATTGATCTTCCCGAGTCGATTCACGACCCCGTCGTGGTTGCGGCCGACCGCGGAAACGGCCGCCAGCCGTCGAAGAGCGAGGATCTACTTTTCGACCGGGCAACCGGCGAGCTGGTCGAGCGTTCCGGGTATCCGACCTTCACGCCCGGCTTCAAGATCCGGCGATGGTTGCGTTTTGCCCACACCGGAGAGGTGTACGGTGTTGTCGGCCAGT